Part of the Novosphingobium sp. KA1 genome is shown below.
CAAGCAGGGCAAGGTCAGCACCGCCGACCGCGACCTCTCGCAGTTCCCCAACCCCGGCCAGACCAGCTGCCTCGATCCGCGCGGCGGCTGTTCCTCGGCGGCGGTGAACGGGCGCATCGTGTTCAATCCGGGCAACCCCTCGCTGCCCGCCGGCGGCAGCGTGACCGTGCGCGACGCCCCGCTCATGGGCCAGGGCACTTATGACCCGACGCTGACGGGCGGCGATTTCCGCGCCTTCACCGCGGCCGACCGTTTCAACTTCTCGCCCTACAACTACTTCCTGACGCCGTCCGAACGCTACGGCTTCTGGGGCAGCGCCAAGCAGGAACTGAGCTCGAACGTCACGTTCCGCGCCAAGCTGGTCTACAACCGCCGCAATTCGCAGAACCAGGCGGCGTTCCTGCCGCTGTTCATCGGTCCCGACGCGGGCAACGGCAACCTGCTCGACACCGTCTCGATCGACGCCACCAACCCCTACAACCCCTTCGGCATCACGCTCAACTCGGGCACCAACGGCCAGCCGGCGACCTACAGCTTCATCGGCCGGCGCCTCGTCGAGGCCGGGCAGCGCACGTATACGCAGCACGTCGACACGATGACCGCCAACGCCTCGCTCGACGGCAGCTTCCATGTCGGCAGCCGCAAGTTCTACTGGGACGTCAACGCCGCCTTCGGCTGGAACGATGCCAAGCAGACCTTCACCGGCAACGTCAACGCCGCCCGGGTGGCGCAGGCGCTCGGCCCGCTGGCCGACTGCACCGGCGACTGCGTGCCGCTCAACATCTTCGGCGGCGCCGGTTCGATCACCCAGGCCATGCTCGACTACATCTCGTTCACCGAGCATGACCGTTCGAGCCAGAGCATGCAGGACTACACCGCCAACCTCAGCGGCGACCTGTTCGACCTGCCCGCCGGCCCAGTCGGCTTCGCGATGGGTTACGAGCACCGCTACCAGCACGGCTCGTTCACGCCCGACCCGGTCATCCAGGCGGGCCTGGGCGCCGACATTCCCGCGCAGGCGGCCTCGGGCTCCTACAACACCGACGAAGTCTACGCCGAAGTGCGCGTGCCGCTGTTGAAGGACACCCCGTTCTTCGAACTGCTCGAGGCCGACGGCGCGGTGCGCCACTCGGATTACTCGACCGGCAGCAAGAGCACGACCTTCACCGCCACCGGCCTGTGGAAGCCGGTGCCCGACCTGCTGCTGCGCGCCTCCTATGCCGAGGGCTTCCGCGCCCCGGCCATCGGCGAGCTGTTCGGCGCCCAGTCGCGCGCCGACGCGCCGATCGACGATCCGTGCACCAACGTCACCGGCTCGGGCTGGCAGAGCTCGGCCACCATCCGCACCAACTGCATCGCCAACGGCGTTCCCGCCGACGGCAGCTACCAGGAACCGCTCGGCGGCCAGATCGGCACGCTGACCGGCGGCAACCAGAACCTCAAGCCCGAAACCAGCACGACCTGGCTGTTCGGCGCGGTCTACAGCCCGGCCTGGGCGCGCGGCGGCTTCGCGCGCAGCCTCAGCCTCGAGGTGAACTACTACGACATCACCGTCGACGGCGCGATCTCGGCGATCAACCCGCAGGTCACGCTCGCCCGCTGCGCCGAACTGGGTGACACCGCCGCCTGCGACAACGTCGTGCGCACCGGCAGCGGCCGCATCGCCAGCGTGCTGGGCCTGCTGCAGAACATCGGCTCGATCCGCACCCGCGGCCTCGACGTCAGCTTCAACTACAGCTCGCCGGCGACCGACCTTGGCACCTTCGGCCTCTCGGTCAACGCCAACCACCTGATGAAGTACACCGAATCGTTCCCCACCGGGACCGGCTCGACCACCATCAGCTACAAGGACACGACCCGCGGCTTCCCCGACCAGTCCTACCCCGAGTGGAAGGCCACCAGCATCCTCTCGTGGTCGATCGGCGGCTTCGACAGCTCGTTCACCGGCCGCTACATCAAGGGCGTGACCGAAGGCGACGGCCACAAGCTGGGCGACCGCTTCTACGGCGACGTGCAGCTGAGCTACACGCCCAGCTTCATGGACAGCGCCTTCACCTTCACGCTCGGCGTCAACAACGTCTTCGATACCGACCCGCCGGCCTGCAACACCTGCACCGGCCCGAACTACGACCCGACGACTTACGACGTCCCCGGCCAGTTCGGTTACCTGCGCATCGGCGTGCGGATGTAGGCCAGACCGCCATGTCCGGCGCGGGAGGGCCTCCCGCGCCGGACACAGACTGATCCTCGGCCGATTATGGGCCGATCAGCGGCCGATCAGCGGCGCTTCTTCAGCACGACATAGAGCGCGCCCTGGCCGCCATGGCGGCGATGGGCCCCGCGCACCGCAACGATGTCGTAGGCATGTTCGCTGGCCGCCAGCCAGTCGATGATCTTGGCGCGGATCGCCCCGCGCGCACTGCCCCGGTCCATCGAATCGACCGGGCGCGACTTGCCCGTCACCACCAGCACCACCCGCGCGCCCATCGACTTGGCCTGGGTGAGCCCGTGCATCAGCCGGACATAGGCCTGATCGAGGCTGGAGCCGTGCAGGTCGAGGCTGAAATCGGGCAGCAGCGTGCCCTTGGAAATGCGCTTCTCCCACGAGCCGTCGAGCTGCAGCTGCGATTCCTGGGGCCTGGCCGCAACCGGCCCGATCGCCTTTGGAGGCGGCGGCGGCAGCGGCGGCGGCACCCGGCCCTTCACCTTCCTGGCGGGCGGGGGCGGCGCCGACACGGCCCCAGGGGCCAAAGCAGGGGCCAAAGCAGGGGCAGGGGCAGGCTCGGCCACCACCGCTTGCGCCCGCGGCCGGCGCTTGTCGAGCGGGGTCACCGTCCGGGCGACCTGCGCCCAGACCTGTGCCTCATCCGCCGTCAGTCGCCGACCGGGTCTCCTCATGGCTGCTGCAACCGGGCGAGCGTGCCCTTGGGCACCAGCACCACCGCCTCGCCGCGCCCGCTCATGCCGCCGGCGGTGAGCCGCGCCTGGTCACCCGCGCCCCAGAACGTGTCGAAACGGTTGGCGCCCTTGATCGCGCCGCCGGTGTCCTGCGCCACCCACAAGCCGTTCGCCTCGCGCCGGTCCAGTCCGAGCCAGACCGGTGCGCCCAGCGGCACGAACATCGGATCCGCCGCCACCGAGGCGCGCGCGCGCACCGGCACGCCCAGCGCGCCGAGCGGCCCGTCGCCGGTCAGTTCGCGGAAGAACACCCAGGACTGGTTCTGCCGCATCAGCGCATCGCCCTCGACCGGGTGCTCGTGGATGTACTGCATGATGCCCTGCATCGAGCCCGAGTATTGCCCCGGCCCGCTGCCGATCAGGCCCTGGTCCCGCATGACGCCGCCGATCCCGGTGTAGGGCCAGCCGTTCTGCCCGGCATAGCCGATGCGCATGACGGTGCCGTCGGGCGCGCGCAAGCGACCGGAGCCCTGCACCTGCAGGAAAAACACCTCGACCGGATCGCGGGCCCAGGCGATCTCCAGCCCGCGATTGGCGAGCGCCCCGTCCTCGATGGCGCCGCGGTCGAAATAGGGCACGAACGTGCCGCCCGCGTCATAGCGCCCGAGCGGCATCTGCCCTTTGGCATTGGGCGCGGCATCGCCGGGCCTGGCGCGGACAAGATCGGCGGGCATGGCGTAGATCGGCACGTCGTAGCCCGGCAGGTGCTGGCGCGAACCGGCGATCTCGGGCTCGTAGTAGCCGGTCGCGAAACCGCGTCCGTCGCCGATCCTGACCGTCTCGAAATAGCTCTGGAAAAACTGCGCGGCCGAGGCGCCGGGCCATGTCCGGGCCGCGGCGCAGGCCGGCTGCCAGTCGGCCGGGCGGGTCAGGCCGCTGCTGTCGGTGCGGCGCGACAGGCTGGCACAGCTCTCGCGGAACGAGGCGAGCGCCGCCGCGCCGTCGATCGCGCCGACGCCAAGCGCCGTGACCGCAGGCCCCGCGCGCACCCCCAGCGCCACGGCGTTGGCCGGCGGCGGGGGCCCGGGCGGCGGTACGGGCTGCATTGACCCGGGCGGCGTTGTCCCGGGCTGCGTGGGCGGGCTGACCGTGCCGGGCCCGGCGGCGCCCGGGATCATGCGCACGCAGCCCGAAAGCAGCGCCAGCGCCAGAATCGCCGCGATCCGCAGCGCCCCCCTTTTTCGCGGCGTCGCCAAAGCTGCCTGCAAGACCATTCTCCCCACTCGGCCTGTCGCCACAAAACAAGAAGCCGGACCTTTCGGCCCGGCCTCTCGATCCTTGTGGGATCACATGCCTGAAATCAACCGCCTATCGGGCGTATCCGGCTTACCCGGCGTCCGTCTCGTCGAGCAGCCAGTCGGGCCCTGCCGCATCGATGCGGCGGCTGAAGGTCCAGATGTCGACCGCCTCGATCGCATCGTCGAGCGATCCTGCGATCACGTGACCTTCGGCATCGCGGGTGACGGCGGCGATGTCCGCGCGGAAACGGATGGTGATGCGGGCCAGGCCATTGTCGACGCCGGCGCCGGTGATCGCGGCTTCCTCGATGCGGATCAGGCGGTTGTCGAGCGTTTCACCGGCGGCGATGCGGGCATCGATGGCGGCGGAGAAACTGTCGTAGACATCGCCGTCGCACAGCGCGCGAAGCTCGGCCTTGTCGCCCTTCCAGAACGATTCGAGGATGAGGCGATAGGCACTGCGCGCGCCTTCGAGGAACGCGAAGGCGTCGAAGCGGCGATCGGCGCCGGCGATTTCGGCAAGGCCGCGCTCCACCGAGGGCGCCGCGAGCGGCATGTCCCGCTGCCGCGGAGCCAGCGCCGGGCGATCGGCCTGCTTGCTGTCCTGCCTGCCGTCCTGCTTGCCATCGGCCTTGGGCGGAACCGGGACGCGCGGGCTTCCGGGCTGGCCCTGGCGGCCTTCGAAACGTCCCTGGATCGGCTCTTCCTCATGCTCGGCGCGGCGACCGAGTACCGAATAAAGCCGCAGTCCCAGGAAGGCTGCGATCATGGCCAGGATCACGATTTCCGGTGTCACGTTCCTTTGTCCATCCTTTGCTTGGACGCGTCTGTTGTCTCGGGTGGTGCAAGCCTCGACAGGGCGCGGTCAAGTGGACGAATCGTCCGCTTGCGCGAGAGGCCGGGCACACGCCCGGGGAGCGTCATCATAACCCCAGATAAGTACAGTTTACAAATGAACAACGCGTGAGCGGCGGATTCAGGGAATTTTTCGCCATCGGCTTCATCCATTCACAGCCGCTCCATCCGGTCCCAACGCATGGCAAGGCCATTCGTTGCCGCCGCCGTGCCCATGCCTCCCGCAACAAATTCGGGGCGATAGCTTCCACCGCCCGCGAAAACGCGCTACGCGCCCTGCCCTGAGTTTCACCAGACTTCCATCCGTATTCTTATAGACGGGACAGAATCGAAATGGCCGACGAAGGCAACGTCATCTCCGACATCAACCTCGGCAACGCCGACGACAACGCGCCGGCCGCCGGCATCATCTCGCAGTACGTCAAGGACCTCTCGGTCGAGAACCCGAACGCGCCGCAGAGCTTCTCCTGGCAGAACCAGCCGCAAGTCGACATCCAGTTCAACATCGGCGCCCGCCCGATCGACGGCGAAGTCCACGAAGTCGAACTGAAGATCACCGTCGCCGCCAAGGCCGACGAAGGCACCGCCTATGTGGTCGACCTCGCCTATTGCGGCCTCGTGGGCATGCGCAATCTGGACGAGCCCAGCATGCACGCCTTCCTCTATGCCGAAGCGCCGCGCATCCTGTTCCCCTTCGCCCGCCGCGTGGTGGCCGATGCCGTGCGCGATGCCGGCTACCCGCCGCTGATGCTCGAGCCGATCGATTTCAACGGCCTCTACTTCCAGCAGCTCGCCGCCCGCCAGCAGGCCGAGGCGGAAGGCATGGGCGAGCCGGTCGGCCACGCCTGAGGCTTACGCCAAAGCCAATGATTTCAGGCCCGCCCGCACCCCCGCCCGCAAGGGCCGTGGGCGCGGGCGGGCCTTTTGACATGTAGGGACCCCGAGGGGCATGAATCTTACCAAGGCGCTTGCCAGTGTCGGCGGCCTCACCCTTGCCAGCCGCATTCTCGGCCTCGTGCGCGACAGCCTGTTCGCGCGCTTTGTCGGCGCGGGCTTTGCCTCCGACGCCTTCCTGATCGCGTTCCGGCTGCCCAACCTGTTCCGCGCGCTCTTCGCGGAAGGCGCCTTCGCATCGGCCTTCATCCCGATGTTCAACCAGAAGGTGGCCGACAAGGACGGGCCCGGGCTTCCGGCCGGCATCACCTTTGCCGAGCAGGCGCTGTCGGTGCTGCTGCCGATCCTCCTCGCGATGACGGTGATCCTCGAGGTCTTCGCCTGGCCGGTGACGTTCCTGCTCTCGGGCAAGTTCAACGGCGTCAGCCACGACCAGTTCGCCTACGCGGTCATGCTCAGCCGCATCACCGTGCCCTATCTCGCCTTCATCAGCCTCGTCTCGCTGCTGGGCGGCATCCTCAATTCGCTGAACAAGTTCTGGGTCAATGCCGCCGCGCCGATCCTGCTGAACGTGACGCAGATCGTCGCCATCCTCGGCTTCCACTCGGCCGACGCGCTGGTGACGGCGCGCAACCAGGCGATCGCCGTCTCGGTCTCCGGCGCGCTCCAGCTGCTCTGGCTGATGTGGGCCTGCCGCGCCAACAAGGTGTCGATGCGCCTCAGGCTGCCGGTGTGGAACGCGGACGTGAAGCAGCTGATGAAGCTGATCCTGCCTGCCGCCGCCGGCGCCGGCGCGGTGCAGATCAACCTCGTGATCTCGACCGCGCTGGCCGCCTCGCTGCTGGCCCACGGCTCGGTGACCTACATCTACATGGCCGACCGGCTGAACCAGCTGCCGCTCGGCCTGATCGGCATCGGCCTCGGCACCGTGCTGCTGCCCACCATCTCGCGCCAGCTCGGCGGCGGCGAGGACGCGGCGGCGATGGACACCCAGAACCGCGGCATGGAACTCGCCCTGCTGCTCACCCTGCCCGCCTCGGTGGCGCTGATCGTCTGCGGCCAGCCGATCGCCGCGGCGCTGTTCGGCTACGGCAAGTTCGACGCGGGCGACGTCGCCCGCACCGCCGAGGCGCTCGCCGCCTTCTCGCTGGGCCTGCCCAGCTATATCCTCGTCAAGGTGCTGACGCCCGGCTTCTACGCCCGCCAGGACACCCGCACCCCGGTGCGCTACGCGATGATCTCGATGGCGGTGAACCTGGCGTTCAACCTCGCGCTGATCGTGCCGCTGCAGCACATGGGGCCGCCGCTCGCCACCGCGATTGCCTCCACCGTCAATGTCGCCATGCTCTACTGGACGCTGGTCAGGCGCGGCCATTTCCGGGTCGATGCCCGCCTGAAGCGCCGCGCCCCGCGCCTGGCCCTGGCGGCCGTTGCCATGGGGGTGGTGCTGTGGTTCGGGCAGGACCTGCTGACGCCCTATCTCCACGGCAGCTGGCTGGTGCGCGGGCTGGCGCTGGCGGCGCTGGTTTCGGCGGGCGGTCTGGTCTACGCGCTGGCGACGCTGGTGACCGGCGCCTTCACCCGCGCCGACCTTGCCCTGCTGCGCCGCCGCCGCACCGCGTCCTGAGGCTTCCATCCATGCCGGTTTGTGCTATGAGCCACGCCCATGCAGAGCCTTTCGCATCCGAAGTCTGCCCAGACCCGTCGCCGTTCGTGGCGATGGCGGAGCGTCTCGCGCGTCGCGCACTGACGCAGGGCGCGCGTCGCGCACTGCCCCCATCTGCATACGCGCCCTCACCGGCGCATCCACACCCTACGACCGACCACCCATAAACTCGCGAAGGACGCGTCCATGCGTATCGTCTCCGGCATTCAGCCCACCGGCAACCTGCACCTCGGCAACTACCTGGGCGCCATCCGCAACTGGGTCTCGATGCAGGACGACGCCACCGCCAACGGCGGCGAGTGCCTCTATTTCCTCGCCGATCTCCATGCGATCTCGATGCCGCACACCCCGGCGGACCTTTCGGCCAACACCCGCGAGATGGTCGCCGCCCTCGTCGCCTGCGGCGTCGATCCCGATCGTTCGGTGCTGTTCAACCAGGCCCAGGTGCCCCAGCACGCCGAGATGCAGTGGCTGCTCAACGGCACCGCCCGCATGGGCTGGCTGAACCGCATGACGCAGTGGAAGGACAAGGCGGGCAAGAACCGCGAGGGCCAGTCGGTCGCGCTGTTCACCTACCCGGTGCTCCAGGCCGCCGACGTGCTGATCTACCAGGCCACCCACGTGCCGGTGGGCGAGGACCAGAAGCAGCACCTCGAACTCGCGCGCGACATCGCCCAGAAGTTCAACAACGACTTCTGTGCCGAAGACGCGCCGCTGTTCACCCTGCCTGCGCCCTTCATCCCGCCCGAAGCCGCCCGCATCATGAGCCTGCGCGACGGGTCCTCGAAGATGAGCAAGTCCGATCCCTCGGACATGAGCCGCATCAACATGACCGACGATACCGACACCATCATGCAGAAGGTGAAGAAGGCCAAGACCGATCCCGAACCGCTGCCTGCGGACAAGGACGGCCTCGAAGGCCGCCCCGAGGCGAAGAACCTCGTCTCGATCTACGCGGTCATGGCCGGCACCCGCGTCGAGGACGTGCTGGCGCAGTTCGGCGGCCAGGGCTTCGGCAGCTTCAAGCCGGCGCTGGGCGAACTGCTGGTCGAGAAGCTCTCGCCGATCAACGCCCGCTTTGTCGAACTGCGGCAGGACCGCGCGGCGCTGGATGCGATCCTGAAGAAAGGCGCCGAAAAGGCCCGCGCGCTGGCGATCCCGACGCTCGAAAAGACCTACGAGGCGCTCGGCCTCGTGCGCGGCTGATCGCTGGGCGGGGCGGCGCGGGTTCGCGCCGTCCCGCTCTCAGACGTCCAGACCCATGAGCTTCGCCCGCCGCCGCTTCCACGGTGTCGCCAGTTGGGCGACTTCCCCCAAGGCCTCCAGCCCCTCGCGATCCTGCTTGTGATCGCCGGCGATCAGCAGGCTGAACACCCGCTTCACGCTCCATTCCGGCCAGGGCCGCGCGGCCAGTTCCATCGTGTCTCCGGCGGCCACCTCGCCTTGCTCGATCACCCGGTAGTACCAGCCCGCCCGGCGTGAGCGGACCATGCCCGCATTGACCGCCGCGCCGCCGAAGCGGTGGTCGAGCTTCCAGCACGGCTGACGCCCCTGGCTCACTTCCACCAGCGCCGTGCCCAGCCGCCAGCGGTCGCCGATGCAGATCGCCTCCTCGGTCAGCCCCTGCGTGGCGATATTCTCGCCGAAGGCACCGTAGTGGGCGAGCAGGGGATGGTCGCCCAGCTGTTCGCGCCAGAAGGCATAGTGGTCGTGCGGATAGTGGTGGATCGCCTTGTCCGGCCCGCCGTGGACCGAAAGATCGGCCTGGGCATCGCCTTCCAGCCCCAACAGGTGGACCCGCACCGCCCCCGCCACCGGCTGCTTGGCGATGGCGCTGGGTTCCTCAACGCCCCGAAAGGCGCGCACCTTTCCGCACTGGAGCGAGCGAATCGGCACGCAAGCCGCGATCGGGGGACTGGTGGGCATTGCCGGGCGCTCCTACATGGGGTCGGTCTGCTGGGGCCATGAGCAGCGGATGAACGGGGCCACGATCCATCACAGTTGTGCCACCATTCAACCGCTATTCAGGGCATTGATAATAAGGCAGAGTCGCAAGGAATCACAGGCCGCGCTTGGGAAGGGCGTTTCGGGCCTGTCGGGTTCATGGAGTGAGACCAATGACAGACAATTCCGGAACGGATTTCGGCCCCGGAACGCATTTCGGCAAGCTGAGGATCGCGGCAGTCGCCGTACTGCTCATGGCGCTTGCTGCATGCGCCACCCCGTTCAAGGCCGACGTATCGCGCTTCCAGTCGCAGTTGCCGGCCCCGCAGGGCCAGAGCTTTGCCGTCGTCGCCGACGATCCGAAGCTGGCCGGCGGCCTCGAATTCGCGACTTATGCCGCGCTGGTGCGCGACCGCGTGGCCAAGCTCGGCTACACCCCGGTCGACGATCCCGCCAAGGCCACGCTGATCGTGCGCTTCGACTACGGCGTCGACAATGGCCGCGAACGCGTGCGCTCCTCGCCCGGCATGGGCGGCTACTGGGGCCCGTGGTACGGCGGCGGCTTCTATGGTCGCGGTTTCTACGGCCGCGGCTTCTACGGCCCGCGCTGGGGCGGCCCCTGGTCCTATGGCTGGTATGATCCCTTCTTCGACGGCGGTGTCGACAGCTACACCGTGTTCACCAGCGGCATCTCGCTGAAGATCGACCGCGCGGTCGACAACCAGCGCCTGTTCGAAGGCAAGGCCGAAGCGGTCTCGACCTCGAACCGCCTGCAGTACCTCGTGCCGAACCTGGTCGAGGCGATGTTCACGAACTTCCCGGGCAACTCGGGCGAGACGCTGCGCATCTCGGTGGCGCCGGAAAAGAAGTGACCTGACGGATCTGCGCGCTCCGCTGCAAGGCGGGGGGCCAGCAGGAGACGGGCTCGCCGGGCAACCGGCGGGCCCGTTCCTGCTTTATGGGGTATCTCCCGCAGGCCGCGCCGGATATAGCCCCGAACCAATGAACACCTTCATGGCCATCATGTCGCAGCTCTTCTGGGGGGTGACCATCGGAGCGCTGACATCGGCCTTCTCGTTCCTTGCCAAAGGCCTGGCCGCGATTTTCGGGCTCGGGGCAGTGGGCTGGTACGGGTTCAGGCGACACCGCGAAAAGCGCGCGCGAATCGACCGCAAGGACTGAACCGG
Proteins encoded:
- a CDS encoding DUF4136 domain-containing protein, whose translation is MTDNSGTDFGPGTHFGKLRIAAVAVLLMALAACATPFKADVSRFQSQLPAPQGQSFAVVADDPKLAGGLEFATYAALVRDRVAKLGYTPVDDPAKATLIVRFDYGVDNGRERVRSSPGMGGYWGPWYGGGFYGRGFYGRGFYGPRWGGPWSYGWYDPFFDGGVDSYTVFTSGISLKIDRAVDNQRLFEGKAEAVSTSNRLQYLVPNLVEAMFTNFPGNSGETLRISVAPEKK
- a CDS encoding TonB-dependent receptor domain-containing protein; translation: MKTGNFHLHCSIAALTLGALVVPATVQAQDADAAATTPGEAIVVTGSRIRQNPLDNPSPVVVLDSASIAKTGLSSVADVLQRLPSAAGGLNTKVNNSGNIGNPQDGGGVGAGTSEIDLRYLLAKRTLVLVDGMRYVNATAASGIPSTVDLNTIPANQIERIEVLQSGQSPLYGSDAIAGVVNIITKSEQDGLRASGQFGTYRQGDGHTQDYNVSYGIKGPTTSVVLGASYVKQGKVSTADRDLSQFPNPGQTSCLDPRGGCSSAAVNGRIVFNPGNPSLPAGGSVTVRDAPLMGQGTYDPTLTGGDFRAFTAADRFNFSPYNYFLTPSERYGFWGSAKQELSSNVTFRAKLVYNRRNSQNQAAFLPLFIGPDAGNGNLLDTVSIDATNPYNPFGITLNSGTNGQPATYSFIGRRLVEAGQRTYTQHVDTMTANASLDGSFHVGSRKFYWDVNAAFGWNDAKQTFTGNVNAARVAQALGPLADCTGDCVPLNIFGGAGSITQAMLDYISFTEHDRSSQSMQDYTANLSGDLFDLPAGPVGFAMGYEHRYQHGSFTPDPVIQAGLGADIPAQAASGSYNTDEVYAEVRVPLLKDTPFFELLEADGAVRHSDYSTGSKSTTFTATGLWKPVPDLLLRASYAEGFRAPAIGELFGAQSRADAPIDDPCTNVTGSGWQSSATIRTNCIANGVPADGSYQEPLGGQIGTLTGGNQNLKPETSTTWLFGAVYSPAWARGGFARSLSLEVNYYDITVDGAISAINPQVTLARCAELGDTAACDNVVRTGSGRIASVLGLLQNIGSIRTRGLDVSFNYSSPATDLGTFGLSVNANHLMKYTESFPTGTGSTTISYKDTTRGFPDQSYPEWKATSILSWSIGGFDSSFTGRYIKGVTEGDGHKLGDRFYGDVQLSYTPSFMDSAFTFTLGVNNVFDTDPPACNTCTGPNYDPTTYDVPGQFGYLRIGVRM
- a CDS encoding murein transglycosylase A, whose translation is MVLQAALATPRKRGALRIAAILALALLSGCVRMIPGAAGPGTVSPPTQPGTTPPGSMQPVPPPGPPPPANAVALGVRAGPAVTALGVGAIDGAAALASFRESCASLSRRTDSSGLTRPADWQPACAAARTWPGASAAQFFQSYFETVRIGDGRGFATGYYEPEIAGSRQHLPGYDVPIYAMPADLVRARPGDAAPNAKGQMPLGRYDAGGTFVPYFDRGAIEDGALANRGLEIAWARDPVEVFFLQVQGSGRLRAPDGTVMRIGYAGQNGWPYTGIGGVMRDQGLIGSGPGQYSGSMQGIMQYIHEHPVEGDALMRQNQSWVFFRELTGDGPLGALGVPVRARASVAADPMFVPLGAPVWLGLDRREANGLWVAQDTGGAIKGANRFDTFWGAGDQARLTAGGMSGRGEAVVLVPKGTLARLQQP
- a CDS encoding Smr/MutS family protein; the protein is MRRPGRRLTADEAQVWAQVARTVTPLDKRRPRAQAVVAEPAPAPALAPALAPGAVSAPPPPARKVKGRVPPPLPPPPPKAIGPVAARPQESQLQLDGSWEKRISKGTLLPDFSLDLHGSSLDQAYVRLMHGLTQAKSMGARVVLVVTGKSRPVDSMDRGSARGAIRAKIIDWLAASEHAYDIVAVRGAHRRHGGQGALYVVLKKRR
- the secB gene encoding protein-export chaperone SecB, coding for MADEGNVISDINLGNADDNAPAAGIISQYVKDLSVENPNAPQSFSWQNQPQVDIQFNIGARPIDGEVHEVELKITVAAKADEGTAYVVDLAYCGLVGMRNLDEPSMHAFLYAEAPRILFPFARRVVADAVRDAGYPPLMLEPIDFNGLYFQQLAARQQAEAEGMGEPVGHA
- the trpS gene encoding tryptophan--tRNA ligase, giving the protein MRIVSGIQPTGNLHLGNYLGAIRNWVSMQDDATANGGECLYFLADLHAISMPHTPADLSANTREMVAALVACGVDPDRSVLFNQAQVPQHAEMQWLLNGTARMGWLNRMTQWKDKAGKNREGQSVALFTYPVLQAADVLIYQATHVPVGEDQKQHLELARDIAQKFNNDFCAEDAPLFTLPAPFIPPEAARIMSLRDGSSKMSKSDPSDMSRINMTDDTDTIMQKVKKAKTDPEPLPADKDGLEGRPEAKNLVSIYAVMAGTRVEDVLAQFGGQGFGSFKPALGELLVEKLSPINARFVELRQDRAALDAILKKGAEKARALAIPTLEKTYEALGLVRG
- a CDS encoding MOSC domain-containing protein gives rise to the protein MPTSPPIAACVPIRSLQCGKVRAFRGVEEPSAIAKQPVAGAVRVHLLGLEGDAQADLSVHGGPDKAIHHYPHDHYAFWREQLGDHPLLAHYGAFGENIATQGLTEEAICIGDRWRLGTALVEVSQGRQPCWKLDHRFGGAAVNAGMVRSRRAGWYYRVIEQGEVAAGDTMELAARPWPEWSVKRVFSLLIAGDHKQDREGLEALGEVAQLATPWKRRRAKLMGLDV
- the murJ gene encoding murein biosynthesis integral membrane protein MurJ, translating into MNLTKALASVGGLTLASRILGLVRDSLFARFVGAGFASDAFLIAFRLPNLFRALFAEGAFASAFIPMFNQKVADKDGPGLPAGITFAEQALSVLLPILLAMTVILEVFAWPVTFLLSGKFNGVSHDQFAYAVMLSRITVPYLAFISLVSLLGGILNSLNKFWVNAAAPILLNVTQIVAILGFHSADALVTARNQAIAVSVSGALQLLWLMWACRANKVSMRLRLPVWNADVKQLMKLILPAAAGAGAVQINLVISTALAASLLAHGSVTYIYMADRLNQLPLGLIGIGLGTVLLPTISRQLGGGEDAAAMDTQNRGMELALLLTLPASVALIVCGQPIAAALFGYGKFDAGDVARTAEALAAFSLGLPSYILVKVLTPGFYARQDTRTPVRYAMISMAVNLAFNLALIVPLQHMGPPLATAIASTVNVAMLYWTLVRRGHFRVDARLKRRAPRLALAAVAMGVVLWFGQDLLTPYLHGSWLVRGLALAALVSAGGLVYALATLVTGAFTRADLALLRRRRTAS
- a CDS encoding Tim44/TimA family putative adaptor protein produces the protein MTPEIVILAMIAAFLGLRLYSVLGRRAEHEEEPIQGRFEGRQGQPGSPRVPVPPKADGKQDGRQDSKQADRPALAPRQRDMPLAAPSVERGLAEIAGADRRFDAFAFLEGARSAYRLILESFWKGDKAELRALCDGDVYDSFSAAIDARIAAGETLDNRLIRIEEAAITGAGVDNGLARITIRFRADIAAVTRDAEGHVIAGSLDDAIEAVDIWTFSRRIDAAGPDWLLDETDAG